One genomic window of Muntiacus reevesi chromosome 4, mMunRee1.1, whole genome shotgun sequence includes the following:
- the LOC136167711 gene encoding olfactory receptor 5M1-like yields MFSPNHTIVTEFILLGLTDDPALQKALFGVFLVIYLITLVGNLSMVVLIRANPHLQTPMYFFLSHLSFVDLCYSSNVTPNMLHNFLSDQKTISYAGCFTQCFLFIALVITELYLLASMALDRYVAICSPLHYSTRMSKDVCIFLVTVPYTCGLLNGLSQALLTFHLSFCDSLEINHFYCADPPLIMLACSDTYIKKMAMFVVAGFTLSSSLFIILLSYIFIIASVLRMHSAKGRYKAFSTCGSHLTTVTLFYGTLFCMYLRPPSKNSVEESKIIAVFYTFLSPMLNPLIYSVRNKHVIHAMRHMIKVTFFHRITV; encoded by the coding sequence ATGTTTTCCCCAAATCACACAATAGTGACTGAATTCATTCTCCTGGGACTCACAGATGACCCGGCACTACAGAAAGCCCTGTTTGGGGTGTTCCTGGTGATCTACCTAATCACACTGGTGGGAAATCTGAGCATGGTCGTGCTCATCAGGGCCAATCCCCACCTCCAGACCCCCATGTATTTCTTTCTCAGCCACCTCTCCTTTGTAGATCTTTGCTATTCCTCCAATGTTACTCCAAATATGCTGCACAATTTCCTCTCAGACCAGAAGACCATCTCCTATGCTGGATGCTTCACACAGTGTTTTCTCTTCATTGCCCTGGTGATCACTGAACTTTATCTCCTTGCTTCAATGGCCTTGGATCGCTATGTAGCCATTTGCAGCCCTCTACATTACAGCACCAGGATGTCCAAGGACGTTTGCATCTTTCTAGTCACAGTCCCTTATACTTGTGGTCTCCTCAATGGCCTCTCTCAGGCTCTGCTGACCTttcatttgtccttctgtgactccCTTGAGATCAACCATTTCTACTGTGCTGATCCTCCTCTGATAATGTTGGCCTGCTCTGACACCTATATCAAAAAGATGGCGATGTTTGTGGTTGCTGGTTTCACTCTCTCAAGCTCTCTCTTCATCATTCTTCTGTCCTACATTTTCATCATTGCATCCGTCTTGAGGATGCATTCTGCAAAAGGCAGGTACAAAGCCTTTTCTACTTGTGGTTCCCACCTGACAACAGTCACTCTATTTTATGGAACCCTCTTCTGCATGTACTTAAGGCCTCCATCTAAGAACTCTGTAGAGGAGTCCAAAATAATTGCAgtcttttatacatttttgagCCCAATGTTGAACCCATTGATCTACAGTGTAAGGAACAAGCATGTGATCCATGCCATGAGGCATATGATTAAGGTAACTTTTTTTCATAGAATTACAGTTTAG